One Glutamicibacter mishrai genomic window carries:
- a CDS encoding PucR family transcriptional regulator, translating to MLTVNEVLQLPVVQAGDPQVLCAEGLEAELRWVHVTESSENTELLLGRELVLTTLRNVHDVPGFITALRTAGASGVIIEDTTGSVPEVQDLGLPVIVLRRRTRFVAITEVIHQLLVAQQLEAVQFSRTVHEIYTELSLTEADEAHIVARTAGLLSAPVVLEDVRHRVLAHADAHLENWINRSKFVGYLEHTGRATGAENWLQTPVGAARRRWGRLIVPAELADDDRAALILERAGQALTIARLSGRDERELLYQTRTATLHELAAGHSYSEKELAIRTQALGLAPAPYYVPVVISTSAAASATETQLADRALLEELDQLADSLHLGILAGLLKPGYLSLLLPVRARELVDATLQGFTRRLAEQLTAPVAIGVGPEGPLGAAITGLEQAAQVAEIVPNLPTRARPYYRFADLRLRGVLSAMGSDARMRAFAHAELASLLNPVDEASLDLLELYLAHSGNKSALAKAGYLSRPTLYARLAKLEAKLGVVLDSAESRASLQVALLWYRMHG from the coding sequence ATGCTGACGGTAAATGAGGTGCTCCAGCTGCCCGTGGTGCAGGCCGGCGACCCGCAGGTGCTCTGCGCCGAAGGGCTTGAGGCCGAACTGCGCTGGGTGCACGTGACCGAATCCAGCGAGAACACCGAGCTGCTGCTGGGCCGGGAACTGGTGCTGACCACCCTGCGCAATGTGCACGATGTCCCCGGGTTCATCACCGCCCTGCGCACCGCCGGCGCCTCCGGGGTGATCATCGAGGACACCACCGGCAGCGTGCCCGAGGTCCAAGACCTGGGCCTGCCGGTGATCGTGCTGCGCCGGCGCACCCGCTTTGTGGCGATCACCGAGGTCATCCACCAGCTGCTGGTGGCCCAGCAGCTTGAAGCCGTGCAATTCTCGCGCACCGTGCACGAAATCTACACCGAGCTCTCGCTGACCGAAGCCGACGAAGCCCATATCGTCGCGCGGACCGCCGGATTATTGTCCGCCCCGGTGGTGCTCGAAGATGTCCGCCACCGCGTGCTCGCCCACGCCGACGCGCACCTGGAAAACTGGATCAACCGCTCCAAATTTGTCGGCTATTTGGAGCACACCGGACGTGCCACCGGGGCGGAGAACTGGCTGCAGACCCCGGTGGGAGCCGCCCGCCGGCGTTGGGGCCGGCTGATCGTCCCGGCCGAGTTGGCGGACGATGACCGGGCCGCGCTGATCCTCGAACGCGCAGGCCAGGCGCTGACCATCGCCCGGCTCTCCGGGCGCGACGAACGCGAACTGCTCTACCAGACCCGCACCGCCACCCTGCACGAACTGGCCGCCGGGCACAGCTACAGCGAAAAAGAGCTCGCCATCCGCACCCAGGCCCTGGGCCTGGCCCCGGCGCCCTACTATGTCCCGGTGGTCATCTCCACCTCCGCCGCCGCCAGCGCCACCGAAACCCAGCTGGCCGACCGCGCGCTTCTGGAGGAGCTCGATCAGCTCGCCGACTCGTTGCACCTGGGCATCCTCGCCGGCCTGCTCAAACCCGGCTACCTCTCGCTGCTGCTGCCGGTGCGCGCCCGCGAACTGGTGGACGCCACCTTGCAGGGCTTCACCCGGCGCCTGGCCGAACAGCTCACCGCGCCGGTTGCCATCGGCGTGGGCCCCGAAGGGCCCCTGGGTGCCGCGATCACCGGGCTGGAACAGGCCGCGCAGGTCGCGGAGATCGTCCCGAATCTGCCCACCCGCGCCCGGCCCTATTACCGCTTTGCCGACCTGCGCCTGCGCGGGGTGCTCTCGGCGATGGGCAGCGACGCCCGGATGCGCGCCTTCGCCCACGCGGAGCTCGCCTCGCTGCTCAACCCCGTCGATGAAGCATCCCTTGACCTGCTCGAACTCTACCTCGCACACAGCGGCAACAAGTCCGCGCTGGCCAAGGCCGGCTACCTTTCGCGCCCCACCCTGTACGCCCGGCTGGCCAAGCTCGAAGCCAAGCTGGGAGTGGTGCTGGACTCCGCCGAATCCCGCGCCAGCCTGCAGGTTGCGCTGCTCTGGTACCGCATGCACGGCTAG